Below is a window of Mycobacterium dioxanotrophicus DNA.
CCGTAACAAGCGATGACGAAGACTCACGCGTCCCGCAGCACGATCCTGCCACCGTGGAACCTGGCGGTGGCGGCTCCGGCGGGGGCGGCGTGGCTCAGGTGGTGGCGTCGAGGATCTTGATCGCGAAGACCAGCGTGTCGCCCTTCTGGATCCCGGCCCGGGGCTCACCTTCGGGGTAACCGTCTGCCGGGGTCATGGCGACCGCCACGGTGGAACCGATCTTCTGTCCTGCGATGGCCTTCTTGAAACCGCTCACCACTCCGTCGAGCGGGAATTGAACCGGTTCGCCGCGCTGGTAGCTGCTGTCGAACACATTGCCGTCACGTCCGTTGACGCCCATGTAGCAGACGGACACTGTCGCGGTGTCCGCGACGACCGGTCCGTCGCCGGGAACCAGGGTGTGCACCTGGGTCTCGGTCACGCTGAACGGTGCACCCACCTTGACGTCCGGCGCCGCGGTATCTGTCGAACCCGTGACGGCGACGTTTCCGGTGGCGCCCGCCAGCGTCCACTCGGGCGTGCCGCCGGTGTTCGGTGCCGCCGTCGGGCAGGTGCTGGCGATGGGTGCCGTCGTGCTGACGGGCGACGGCGCTGTTTCGACAGCCGACGTGTGCGTCTCCGCAGCGCTTGACGTGCTCGCCGACGGGTTGCCCGCCTCCGACCCGCACGCGGCGAGCGTCATGGCGATCGATGCGGCGCAGGCCGCGAACGCGACGGAACGAGACACACGAGACGAGTTCACGGCCGCCACGCTACAGCCCTGCCAGCGGCTCGATGGTCATCAGGTTATGCCGAGGTGTTGTAGTACGCCACGTCAGTTGGTTCGCAGAATCACCCGTCTGGGAGGCGCGAAAAGTCTTGGCCGGCATTGAACTCATTCTCAGCAAAGCCTCAGTCGGCGCAGGCAACCTACCTTCAGGCGCCGGTACGGCGCATGGGTACCGGCGTCTGGAGAAAGAGAAATCTACGCAATGAGTGACTGGTCGAGGAATTCGTCACAGCCAAGCCACGATGAGTGGCGCCCGAAACAGCAGTCTGATCACCATCATCCGGAGCAGTGGAGCCAGTCCGGCTACCACTATCCCCCCACCTCCTCCGGTGTC
It encodes the following:
- a CDS encoding FKBP-type peptidyl-prolyl cis-trans isomerase; the protein is MNSSRVSRSVAFAACAASIAMTLAACGSEAGNPSASTSSAAETHTSAVETAPSPVSTTAPIASTCPTAAPNTGGTPEWTLAGATGNVAVTGSTDTAAPDVKVGAPFSVTETQVHTLVPGDGPVVADTATVSVCYMGVNGRDGNVFDSSYQRGEPVQFPLDGVVSGFKKAIAGQKIGSTVAVAMTPADGYPEGEPRAGIQKGDTLVFAIKILDATT